The Budorcas taxicolor isolate Tak-1 chromosome 25, Takin1.1, whole genome shotgun sequence genome includes a region encoding these proteins:
- the CTSW gene encoding cathepsin W, with the protein MAPTVHLSCLLALLVAGLAQGIKGSLRGQDSGPQPLELKEVFRLFQMQYNRSYPNPAEHARRLDIFAQNLAKAQRLQEEDLGTAEFGVTQFSDLTEEEFVQLYGSRVAGEALGVSRKVGSEEWGESQPPTCDWRNKPNTISPVRNQRNCNCCWAMAAAGNIEALWAIKFNRSVEVSVQQLLDCDRCGNGCKGGFVWDAFLTVLNNRGLASEKDYPFDGSGKTHRCLAEKHKKVAWIQDFTMLQAGEQSIARHLATQGPITVTINVKLLQQYQKGVIKATPTTCDPRHVDHSVLLVGFGKTKSVEGRQGKAASFGSYTRPRRSMAYWTLKNSWGPHWGEEGYFRLHRGSNTCGITKYPVTARVDIPKKKQQVSCPP; encoded by the exons ATGGCACCAACCGTCCAtctctcctgcctcctggccCTGCTGGTGGCAGGCCTGGCTCAAGGCATCAAGGGCTCCCTCAGGGGCCAG GACTCAGGTCCCCAGCCACTGGAGCTGAAAGAGGTCTTCAGATTGTTTCAGATGCAGTACAACCGGAGTTATCCAAATCCAGCAG AGCACGCCCGCCGCCTGGACATCTTCGCCCAAAACCTGGCCAAGGCTCAGCGGCTGCAGGAGGAGGACCTGGGCACGGCCGAGTTTGGGGTGACTCAATTCAGTGACCTCACAG AGGAGGAGTTTGTCCAGCTTTATGGAAGCCGGGTGGCTGGAGAGGCCCTAGGTGTGAGCAGAAAGGTGGGGTCTGAAGAGTGGGGGGAGTCACAGCCTCCGACCTGTGACTGGAGGAACAAACCTAACACCATCTCACCTGTCAGGAACCAG CGAAACTGCAACTGTTGCTGGGCCATGGCAGCAGCAGGCAACATCGAGGCCCTATGGGCCATCAAGTTCAATCGCTCTGTGGAGGTCTCCGTGCAGC AGCTGCTCGACTGTGACCGCTGTGGGAATGGCTGCAAGGGTGGCTTCGTCTGGGATGCGTTCCTCACTGTCCTCAACAACA GAGGCCTGGCCAGTGAGAAGGACTATCCATTCGATGGGAGTGGCAAAACCCACAGGTGCCTGGCTGAGAAGCACAAGAAGGTGGCCTGGATCCAGGATTTCACAATGCTGCAGGCCGGCGAGCAGA GCATCGCCAGGCACTTGGCCACCCAAGGCCCCATCACCGTGACCATCAATGTGAAGCTACTGCAG CAATACCAGAAGGGTGTGATCAAGGCCACACCTACCACCTGTGACCCCAGACACGTGGATCATTCTGTCCTGCTGGTGGGTTTTGGTAAAACCAAGTCggtggaggggaggcaggggaaggCGGCCTCGTTCGGATCCTACACTCGCCCTCGCCGCTCCATGGCATACTGGACCCTGAAGAACTCCTGGGGGCCTCACTGGGGTGAGGAG GGCTATTTCCGGCTGCATCGAGGGAGTAACACCTGCGGCATCACCAAGTACCCGGTCACTGCCAGAGTGGACATACCTAAGAAGAAGCAACAAGTCTCTTGCCCTCCCTGA
- the EFEMP2 gene encoding EGF-containing fibulin-like extracellular matrix protein 2 gives MLPFASCLPGSLLLWALLLLLLGAASPQDSEEPDSYTECTDGYEWDPDSQHCRDVNECLTIPEACKGEMKCINHYGGYLCLPRSAAVINDLHGEGPPPPVPPAEHPHPCLPGYEPDEQERCVDVDECAQALHDCRPSQECHNLPGSYQCTCPDGYRKIGPECVDIDECRYRYCQHRCVNLPGSFRCQCEPGFQLGPNNRSCVDVNECDMGAPCEQRCFNSYGTFLCRCHQGYELHRDGFSCSDIDECSYSSYLCQYRCVNEPGRFSCHCPQGYQLLATRLCQDIDECESGAHQCSEAQTCVNFHGGYRCVDTNRCVEPYVQVSDNRCLCPASNPLCREQPSSIVHRYMSITSERSVPADVFQIQATSVYPGAYNAFQIRAGNSQGDFYIRQINNVSAMLVLARPVTGPREYVLDLEMVTMNSLMSYRASSVLRLTVFVGAYTF, from the exons ATgctccccttcgcctcctgcctccCCGGGTCTCTACTGCTCTGGGCGCTGCTGCTGTTGCTCTTGGGGGCAGCGTCTCCCCAGGATTCCGAGGAGCCCGACAGCTACACG GAATGCACAGATGGCTATGAGTGGGACCCTGACAGCCAGCACTGCAGGG ATGTAAATGAGTGCCTGACCATTCCTGAGGCCTGCAAGGGGGAAATGAAATGTATCAACCATTACGGGGGCTACCTGTGCCTGCCCCGCTCGGCTGCTGTCATCAATGATCTTCACGGAGAGGGACCCCCACCACCTGTGCCCCCTGCTGAacatccccacccctgcctcccggGCTATGAGCCCGATGAGCAAGAGCGCTGCGTGG ACGTGGACGAGTGTGCCCAGGCCCTGCACGACTGCCGCCCCAGCCAGGAGTGCCATAACCTGCCTGGCTCCTACCAGTGTACCTGTCCCGATGGCTATCGCAAGATTGGGCCCGAGTGTGTGG ATATAGACGAGTGTCGGTACCGCTACTGCCAGCACCGCTGCGTGAACCTGCCTGGCTCCTTTCGCTGCCAGTGTGAGCCGGGCTTCCAGCTGGGGCCCAACAACCGCTCCTGTGTGG ATGTGAACGAATGTGACATGGGGGCTCCGTGTGAGCAGCGCTGCTTCAACTCCTATGGGACCTTCCTATGTCGCTGCCACCAGGGCTATGAGCTGCACCGGGACGGCTTTTCCTGCAGTG atATCGATGAGTGCAGCTACTCCAGTTACCTCTGCCAGTACCGCTGTGTCAACGAGCCAGGCCGCTTCTCCTGCCACTGTCCACAGGGCTATCAGCTGCTGGCCACACGCCTGTGCCAAG ACATTGACGAGTGTGAGTCGGGTGCGCACCAGTGCTCTGAGGCCCAGACTTGTGTCAACTTCCACGGGGGCTACCGCTGTGTGGACACCAACCGCTGTGTGGAGCCTTACGTCCAGGTGTCCGACAA TCGCTGTCTCTGTCCGGCCTCCAACCCCCTGTGCCGGGAGCAGCCCTCATCCATCGTGCACCGCTATATGAGCATCACCTCGGAGCGGAGCGTACCGGCGGACGTGTTCCAAATCCAAGCAACCTCCGTCTACCCTGGTGCCTACAATGCCTTTCAGATCCGTGCTGGAAACTCGCAGGGAGACTTCTACATTAGG CAAATCAACAATGTCAGCGCCATGCTGGTCCTTGCGCGGCCTG